A stretch of DNA from Micromonospora sp. WMMD1155:
GCTCCGCGCAGGCGTTGGACCGGCCGCCGGTGAGGCTGACCGCACCGTCGCGGCACTGCACCAGGTAACCCCGACCGGCCCAGAACTGCGGTACGCAGTCGAACCAGTCGCACACCTCGGCCGCCGGTTTGCGGATCCGGGTCCCGCCGCAGAAGTCGTACCCCAGTGGGTTCTCCGGCGCCCCGCAGCGCGGCCCCTGGGTCGTCGTGCTGGGCGACGGGCGTGGTGACGTCGTCGGCTTCGGCGACGGGGGCTTCAACGCGAGCCCCGGGGTCGCCGGGCGGCTCGGCGTGGACGTCACGCCGACCGTGGGCGCCGGGGTGGCGGCGACGGCGACCTCCGTCGGGTCGGACGGGTTCGACTCGATCAGCGCCGCCGGTACCAGCAAGGCGACGGCGGCCGCCACCGCGATGGTTCGTCGGCCGCCCGGCACGAACGACGACAGCCGGGCCTGCCCCGGCGTGGCCACCGCCGGGCGGAACGGCTTGAGCTGGGCGTGTTCGGCGATCAGCTCGTCGAGTTGGGTGAGCACCGCCGCGCGTTGTTCGATCGCGTCGGCGAAGGCCAGGGTCAGCTTGAACCGGAAGTCCGCCGCGGCGTCGACGGGCAACAGCAACCCGGAGGTGTCCCGCCGGTCGAGCACCTGGATCAGCGTGACCGGCGCCGTCGGGTCGTGGGCGAGACCGGTCATCCGGCCGTACGCCCAGTCGCGCCGGCCGCGACCGCCGAGCAGCACCAGTCGTCGGCTGGTGATCACGGCCATGCCGGCGTCGATGACGCGTACGCCGTCGGGGCGGCGCGGGCGCAGCGGCCCGGCCGACCGGGCGATCGTGAGGTCCGGCGCGGGAAGGACCGTGGTGTGGCGTACCTCGATCAGTTGCGCGGCGGGCAGTACCCAGAGGACCACCTCGTCGGCGGCCAACTCCAGGGGCAGCCCGGCACCGGCCGCTGCCGAGCCCTGGAAGTCGGCGGCCAGGGCGCGTAGTCGCCGTAACTCGTCGGCGCGTCGCCGCCACGCCGCCTCGGCACCGCGGTACGTGCTGACCCGCCGCACGTTCTGCCGGTGCGCCCACCGGTACCGCCATGTGGAACCCGTCGAATCAGTTTTTGCCACGCCGACTCCTTCGCCGCGCAGACCACCAATCTGGGTTGTCACGAGGTCTAACCGGGGCGGCGTGGCGCTCGGACACGCCGAAACGGGCAAAGTACCCGATCGGCGGAGCATCCCGCACGATAGGGCGATACTGGTTGCCGGCGTTCACGTTCTCCGAGGGGGTGACGGTCGTGCCGCCAGTCACCGTGCCGGGGGTCGTGATCGGGGTCGACATCGGCACCACCAGCACCAAGGCCGTCGCGTACGACACCGATGGCAAGCAGCTCGGCAGTCACTCGCTCGGCTACCCGCTGGACGACCCGCAACCCGGCTACGCCGAGCAGGACCCGCAGCTCATCCTCGACGCGGTGCTCAGGTCGATCAGCATCGTCGTGGCCGAGCTGGTCCAGCCGGTGGCCGGGCTGTCGTTCAGCTCCGCCATGCACAGCCTGATCGGGCTTGATGCGGACGGCAACCCGCTCACCCCGTCGCTGACATGGGCCGACTCACGCTCGACGCGGCAGGCCGAGCGGTTGCGGGCGGTGCCGTCCGGGCTGGCCCTGCACCGGCGCACCGGCACGCCCATGCACCCGATGTCACCGCTGCCCAAGCTGCTCTGGTTCGCCGAGCAGGAGCCGAAGCTCTTCGAGAAGGTCACGCACTGGGTGGGCATCAAGGACTGGGTGCTGCTGCGACTCTGCGGCACGCTGGTCACCGACCACTCGATCGCGTCGGCCACCGGCCTGCTGGACATCCACAGGTTGGAGTGGGACAGCGAGGCGCTGAGCATCGCCGGCATCACCGCTGACAAACTCCCCCGACTGGTCGCCACCACCGCCGTGCTGCCCGACCTCACGCCGCAGGCCGCTTCCGAGACCGGCCTGCCGCAGCGCACGCCGGTGGTGGTCGGCGCCGGCGACGGGCCGCTGGCGAACCTGGGTCTGGGCGCGGTGCACCCCGGCATGGTGGCCTGCTCGATCGGCACCAGCGGGGCGATGCGGGTGATGGTCGAACGGCCCGGCGTGGACCCGCTCGGCGGGGTCTTCTGCTACGCGCTGACCGAGCAACGCTGGGCGGTCGGGGGTGCCATCAACAACGGCGGCATCGTGCTCAAGTGGGCCGGTGCGGCGCTCGCCCCGGATCTGGGCGAGCACTCCGAGGAGGACCTGGTGGCCCTCGCCGCGCGCGCGCCGGCCGGTTCGGGCGGGCTCCTCATGCTGCCGTACCTGCACAGCGAACGGGCCCCACACTGGAGCGCCCTGCCGCGCGGCGCGTACGTGGGGCTGACCCACGGGCACCGCCGTGAACATCTGGTCCGAGCTGCCCTGGAGGGGGTCTGTCAGCAGCTCGCGTTGGTGCTCAGCTCGGTGCGGGCGGCCGGCAACGAGGTCCGGGAGATCCGGGCCGGTGGCGGGTTCGCCCGCAGCGGCCTGTGGCGGCAGATGCTCGCCGACGTGCTCGGCATGCCGGTGAGCTTCCCGGCCGCCCACGAGGGGTCGAGCTTCGGCGCGGCGCTGCTCGGCATGGAGGCGCTCGGGCTGATCCCCAGCATCGACGTCGCCGCTGACCTGGTGCGGATCGAGGAGACCATCCGCCCCGATCCAGCCGCCTCGGCCACCTACGCGTCGCTGCTGCCGCTCTTCGCCGAGCTGTACGACGCCCTGGTGCCCGCCTTCACCTCGATCCGCCGGATGGCGCCCGGCCTGCCCGCCGAGCCCGAACCGTCGGACGGTAAGCCGAGGTGACCGTTCGACGGTGGTGACCCGGTCAGGGTGCCTCGACGCCGGAGATCAGGTAGCGGTGGACGTCGGCGTCGAGGATGACCGCCGTCTGGGCGTCGCTCGGCCCGGCGCCGCGGAACGCGGCCAACTGTTCCGGGGACTCCCAGCGTTCGTAGATGTGGATCCGGCCCGGGTCGAGCGGGTCGGCGGCGAGCAGGAAGTCGAGACAACCGGCGGTGTCGCGCGCCTGCGCGATGACCTGGGCGCTTTCCGCGAGGTAGCCGTCGCGCGCGTCAGGTTCGACGCGCAGACTGCCGGCGATGATCAACATGGCCACTCCCTTGGATGGGGGTGCTACTGATGCGGCTGATACGGCACTGTCATATTCATACAGCTGAGGTGTGTCGATCCTGGGCGCATCGCCGCCCGGACGGATGACACCCCGTCCCAGCGACCCCACCCGCCCCCGCCGCTTCATATCGTGCGAACGTGAGAAAAAGCGACAAGAGGCGCTCATCTTCCCTGCTGCTGGGCCCTGTCCGCGTACCCCTGAAGTGGCTGGCGGCGGCGGTCGCGCTCGCCGTGGTCGCGACGACCGGGCCGGCCACCGCGGACGGCCCGGACCACGGGCCCGGCGCGGACCCGGCGCAGCAGACCGAGCCGGGGTACGCGGACAGCGAGGGCCACGAGCCCGGCCTGGACCCGACGCAGGAGCGGGCGCCGACCAGCGAGGTGTCCTGGTTGTCGTTTCCCGGCGGGGTGTTCGCTGTGGACTCGCTCGGGCACACGGTGCGCTACCGCGCCTGCGACGGCGACACCGGCCGGGTCGCCGACCCGACCATGCGGGTCGCCGCAGGGGTGGCGAGCGGCGCGGTCGTGGTCGGGGGCGTCGCCTACCGCTACCGAGTCCCGCTGGTCGGGCGCAGCGAGGGCACCCTTGAGGTGATCCCCCGGCACCGCCCGCCGGTGGAGCTGACCGGTGTCGTGGTCACCAGCCCGCAGCCGCCCACCGACCCGGTCGCGGGAGCCCGGCTCTTTCCGCTCAGTGGGCAGCTCGCCCGGGTCGTCGCGGACGCGAGCCTCAACCCGGCCGGCGTCACCGTCCGGGATCTGTCCGGTCGGTACGGCGACCAGCAGATCGCCGTCAACGGCTCGCTCCGGCCCAAGGCCGCCAGCGTGATCAAACTGTGGATCCTCGTCGAGCTGCTCCGCCGGGTCGACTGTGGACAGGTTTCCCTCGACGACGGGGTGCTGGTCACCCCGGAGGACGTCGTGGGCGGCACCGGGCAGTTACAGTTCGAGACGTTCCCGCAGGTGGTCAGCCTGCACCGGCTCGCCCAGTATCTGATCAAATACAGCGACAACGTCGCCGCGAACGTGCTGATCACCTACCTGGGCGGGTTCGCCCCGGTCAACGCGCTGATCGACTCGATGAACCAGCGGTCCACCATCCTGGCCCGCCGGATGCTCGACAGCGCCGCCGCGCAGCGCGGCGAGGAGAACTACACCAGCCCGGACGACGTGGTGTCCCTGCTCGGCGCGGTCTGGGACGGCGAGATCCTCACCCCGGCCTCCCGCGACCTGATGATCGGATTCATGCGGGAGCAGACCCTGAACACCAAGATCCCGGCCGCGTTGCCACAGGGCGTCCCGGTGGCCCACAAGACCGGTGACCTGCCGGACGCCTCCCACGACGTCGGCTACTACCTCATCCCCGGCACCGAGACCGCCGTCGCGTTCCTCACCGCCGGGCCGATGGCCACCGGCGACGAGACGGTCCGCCGGATGGCCCGGACCGTCTACGACTTCCTGGTCACCCCCACCGACGGGGCGGTCGAGGAGTGACCCGGCGTCAGGCGCCGGGGATGTTCGCCGGCGGATCCTCGCCGACCAGGTCGGCCGCCGGCGGGTCGGCCGACACGGCCAGGCCGAAGTCCGAGTACGTCAGGTCGAGTTGCGCGGTCTGCGACTGTTCGCTGGCCAACTCGATGCGGTAGCGGACCAACCGCCCCTGCTCGTCGACGGCCGCGGTGAACGGCACGGCCCCGGCCCGGTCACCGAGCACCTTGCTGACCCCGCTGCCCAGCACCGCGCCGCTCTCGCGCAGGTCCAGAGTGCCGGCGTACTCCCGCGCGGCGGTCTGCCGCACCCCCGACGGCGCGCCCAGCGTGCTGGCCAGTCGGGTGTTGTCCAGGCCCTGCTTGACCGCCGGCGCGCCCGGTGTGCCGACGTGCCACCAGGTCTTGCCGTCCCACACCGGTACGCGGCGGTCCGGGGCGGTGACCCGCACGTACACGTCCGCCCCGGTGGTCAACCGCTCGATCTTCACCACACCGGTGGGCACCTTCAGCGAGGTGGTCTCCAGACCCCGCTTCGCCGTCGGGTCCCAGAGCAGCACCGTGGCGTCGCCGTCCACGCCGCCGCTGCCCACCGTCAGCTTGTACGGCTGGTCGTCGGCCTTCGCGGCGGCGGCCTTCAGCACACCGACCGGGTCGGCCACGTCCGCCGACGCCGTCGGCCGAGCCGCGTCCGCCGACGCCGTCGGCAGAGCCACGTCCGGGTCGTCGCCCGCGGCGACCAGAGCCCACACCCCGGCGGCCACCGCCACGGCGAGGACGGCACCGGCGGCGATCAGCTTCGGTTTCTGCACTGTCATCTCCCCGGGGGCGGGTGCGGTCCGGCCAGACTAGCCGGACCGCACGCCGCTGTGCTCCGGTCGGCCTCCCGGTCGCTGTGCTCCGGGTCGGCCTCCCGGCCGCTGTGCTCCGGGTCGGCCTCCCGGCCGATCAGGCGCGGCTGATCGCGTTGGCGTGGATCGCCTCGTTCAGGTACGCGGCCAGCCCGGGGGCGATGTTCTCGTAGTGCGCGGTGAACCGCTCGTCGGCCAGGTACATGTCGGCCAGGCCGGTGTGGATCTCGTACGAGCACTCGTAGAACCAGCGGCTGATGATCTGCCGGTGCTCCTCGGCCAGGTCCATCGCCTCCGGGCTGTCCGCCGGGGCGCCCGAGGCCAGCACCGCGACGATCCGTCGGCCCCAGTCCTCGTTCTCCGCCTTGATCCGCAGCCAGTCCTCCTTGCCGTAGCGCGAGACCCGCCGGTTCGACTCCCGGTACGCGTCGGTGTTCCCCCACCGCTGCTCCGCCTCGGCCTCGTGCGCCTCCGGGTCGAAGTCACCGAAGACCTCGAACCGCTCCTCCGGGGTGAGTTGGATGTTCAACTTGCTCGCCTCCATCGCGAACTCGATCGCCGTGACCATCTCCTGCAACCGCTTGATCCGTACCGTCAGCAGCTCGTGCTGCCGGCGCAGGTGCGCGGCCGGGTCGGCCGCCGGGTCGTCGATGATCGCGGCGATCTCCTCAAGCGGGAAACCCAGCTCCCGGTAGTACCGGACGAGTTGCAGCCGTTGCAGGTCCGCGTCGTCGTAGCGGCGGTAACCGGCCGGGGTCCGCCCGCTCGGCGAGAGCAGCCCGACCTCGTCGTAGTGGTGCAACGTCCGCACCGTCACGCCGGCCAGCTTCGCCACCTGACCCACCGTGTACGCCATGGGTTCCCTCCCTTCCGGGAACCAGGCTCCCGCCTGCCGCTACGTGAGGGTCAAGCCCGATTCTGGCCCACCGTGGCGGCGCCGTCCGGTCGCCCGTACAGATAGCCCTGACCACGCGGGCAGCCGATCGCGGTGACCGCCTCGTGCTGGCGTTCGGTCTCCACCCCCTCGGCGACCACCGCCAGGTCGAACGCGCCGGCCAGTCGGGTGACCATCTCCACCGTGGCGTACGCCCGGTCGTCCGAACCCAGGCGGGCCACGAACGACCGGTCGATCTTCAGCTCGGTGGCCGGGATGCGGTGCAGGTAGCTCAGCGACGAGTAGCCGGTGCCGAAGTCGTCGATGGCGATCCTGATGCCCAGCTCGCGGAGCTGGTGCAGCCGCTCCAACACCGTCTCGGTGCCCTCGATCAACGCCGACTCGGTCAGCTCCAACGTCAACGCCCGGGGCGCCAACCCGGCGGCGCTGACGGCCGAGGTGACAGTGGCGATCAGATCCGGGCGACGCAGGTGCGCCGCGGCGATGTTCACCGCGACGGTCGCCTCCGGCGCACGGCCCCGCCAGGTCGCGGCGGCCCGGCACGCCTCGTGGATCACCCACCTGTCGATCGGCAGGATCAGCCCGGTCTCCTCGGCCAACGGCAGGAACTTCGCCGGTGGCAACGTCCCCAGCCGGGGGTGCCGCCACCGCACCAGCGCCTCGGCGCTGCGGACCGCACCCGTGGACAGGTCCACGATGGGTTGGAACTCCAGGTGCAGTTGGTCCTCGTCCACCGCGCGGCGCAGGTCGGCGATCAGCTCGGCGCGGGACACCGCCGACTCACGCAGTGCCGGGGTGCACGTCCGGTACGCGGACTTCCCGGCCGCCTTCGCCGCGTACATGGCGATGTCGGCGTCGCGCAGCAGGTCGGTGTGGGAGGCGTGCTGCGGGCCGAACTCGGCGATACCGATGCTCGCCGACGGGTGCACCCCCACGTCCTCTTCGTCGTCGGAGGGTCGCAGCGCGTCCAGCAGCCGTTCGGCGAGCCGCTCCGGTGCGACCGGACCGTCGCCGTCGACGAGTACGGCGAACTCGTCACCGCCGAGGCGGGCGATCGTCCCGTCGCCGTCCACGGCGGCCCGCATCCGGGCCGCCAGCCCGGTCAGCAGGGTGTCACCGGTGGCGTGCCCGAACCGGTCGTTGACCTGTTTGAACCCGTCCAGGTCGAGCAGCAGCACGGCCACCGGTCGGCCGTCACGCAGGGCCAGGCGCAGCCTCCGGTTGAACAGCAGGCGGTTGGGCAGCCCGGTCAGCTGGTCGTCGTACGCGAGTCGGCGCAGCCGGGCCACCAGCCGCAGGTTCTCGTTGGCCGCCAGGCCCTGCCGAACGGCGAGCGCGGCCAGCAACACCATCATGGTCACGAAGACCAGCTGCGGGGTCTGCCCGGTTGGTCGACGGGCCAGCACCACCGCGATGATCGCCCCGCCCACCGGCAGGTACGGCAACGCACCCCGCCACCAGGGCGGTAACGGAGACTCGGCGGTGTCGTCGGTGCCGTCGCAGTCCGGCGGCGGCGGCTTGCGGGTGGCCAGGCCGATCAGCAGGTAACTCAACGGCCAGCACAGGTCGATCGGATGACCGGCGGCGTAGTCGGCGCGGGCGACCAGCGACACGTAGACGACGTCGGCGACGACCCGCATGGTGAGGCTCGCCGCGAGCAGGCTCATCGGCCGCCACATCGGTCGGACCGGGCCGGACACCGCGACCAGGATGGTGAGCTGCATCAGGTCGAACATCGGGTAGA
This window harbors:
- a CDS encoding gluconokinase, giving the protein MPPVTVPGVVIGVDIGTTSTKAVAYDTDGKQLGSHSLGYPLDDPQPGYAEQDPQLILDAVLRSISIVVAELVQPVAGLSFSSAMHSLIGLDADGNPLTPSLTWADSRSTRQAERLRAVPSGLALHRRTGTPMHPMSPLPKLLWFAEQEPKLFEKVTHWVGIKDWVLLRLCGTLVTDHSIASATGLLDIHRLEWDSEALSIAGITADKLPRLVATTAVLPDLTPQAASETGLPQRTPVVVGAGDGPLANLGLGAVHPGMVACSIGTSGAMRVMVERPGVDPLGGVFCYALTEQRWAVGGAINNGGIVLKWAGAALAPDLGEHSEEDLVALAARAPAGSGGLLMLPYLHSERAPHWSALPRGAYVGLTHGHRREHLVRAALEGVCQQLALVLSSVRAAGNEVREIRAGGGFARSGLWRQMLADVLGMPVSFPAAHEGSSFGAALLGMEALGLIPSIDVAADLVRIEETIRPDPAASATYASLLPLFAELYDALVPAFTSIRRMAPGLPAEPEPSDGKPR
- a CDS encoding antibiotic biosynthesis monooxygenase, with translation MLIIAGSLRVEPDARDGYLAESAQVIAQARDTAGCLDFLLAADPLDPGRIHIYERWESPEQLAAFRGAGPSDAQTAVILDADVHRYLISGVEAP
- a CDS encoding serine hydrolase — translated: MRKSDKRRSSSLLLGPVRVPLKWLAAAVALAVVATTGPATADGPDHGPGADPAQQTEPGYADSEGHEPGLDPTQERAPTSEVSWLSFPGGVFAVDSLGHTVRYRACDGDTGRVADPTMRVAAGVASGAVVVGGVAYRYRVPLVGRSEGTLEVIPRHRPPVELTGVVVTSPQPPTDPVAGARLFPLSGQLARVVADASLNPAGVTVRDLSGRYGDQQIAVNGSLRPKAASVIKLWILVELLRRVDCGQVSLDDGVLVTPEDVVGGTGQLQFETFPQVVSLHRLAQYLIKYSDNVAANVLITYLGGFAPVNALIDSMNQRSTILARRMLDSAAAQRGEENYTSPDDVVSLLGAVWDGEILTPASRDLMIGFMREQTLNTKIPAALPQGVPVAHKTGDLPDASHDVGYYLIPGTETAVAFLTAGPMATGDETVRRMARTVYDFLVTPTDGAVEE
- a CDS encoding MerR family transcriptional regulator, producing MAYTVGQVAKLAGVTVRTLHHYDEVGLLSPSGRTPAGYRRYDDADLQRLQLVRYYRELGFPLEEIAAIIDDPAADPAAHLRRQHELLTVRIKRLQEMVTAIEFAMEASKLNIQLTPEERFEVFGDFDPEAHEAEAEQRWGNTDAYRESNRRVSRYGKEDWLRIKAENEDWGRRIVAVLASGAPADSPEAMDLAEEHRQIISRWFYECSYEIHTGLADMYLADERFTAHYENIAPGLAAYLNEAIHANAISRA
- a CDS encoding EAL domain-containing protein, with protein sequence MSPQDVSQAVVVSTPSAPPTRPDPADRRVPATSRAGRLGLLVAGAVLVAEAVWLVAALPGAALVSDLGAMLVAGWATLACVGVARRHPAPLRRFWTLLAVTMALAALGRAIWTAQRLVGGDLPHTPVVGVVFGAGILTGTAALLSSPSAPRSAVGRARTLLDGIIVALALVPIAWVLVYRGVAAAELADTARTLGLLYPMFDLMQLTILVAVSGPVRPMWRPMSLLAASLTMRVVADVVYVSLVARADYAAGHPIDLCWPLSYLLIGLATRKPPPPDCDGTDDTAESPLPPWWRGALPYLPVGGAIIAVVLARRPTGQTPQLVFVTMMVLLAALAVRQGLAANENLRLVARLRRLAYDDQLTGLPNRLLFNRRLRLALRDGRPVAVLLLDLDGFKQVNDRFGHATGDTLLTGLAARMRAAVDGDGTIARLGGDEFAVLVDGDGPVAPERLAERLLDALRPSDDEEDVGVHPSASIGIAEFGPQHASHTDLLRDADIAMYAAKAAGKSAYRTCTPALRESAVSRAELIADLRRAVDEDQLHLEFQPIVDLSTGAVRSAEALVRWRHPRLGTLPPAKFLPLAEETGLILPIDRWVIHEACRAAATWRGRAPEATVAVNIAAAHLRRPDLIATVTSAVSAAGLAPRALTLELTESALIEGTETVLERLHQLRELGIRIAIDDFGTGYSSLSYLHRIPATELKIDRSFVARLGSDDRAYATVEMVTRLAGAFDLAVVAEGVETERQHEAVTAIGCPRGQGYLYGRPDGAATVGQNRA